The Pueribacillus theae DNA segment TTCTTTATTTCGCTTTCAGAAAATCGAAAAAACGATTAGTTATTTATTTTTTCTTTCATTTCTTGTTTCGCTTCCTTCTTTTATACTTTTTTTCATTATGCTTTTAAGCAATTTCCAAGGAGGCAGCAATTCAACAATTTTTGGAGAGGCCCTTTACGGGTTTGACGAATCCCAAATCATAGAGATGCAAGAGACGATGTCAGGGATGATTCCTGTCTTCATTTTTCTTTCCATTTTATTTATTTACCTGGCTGTCGCAATGCTTGAATTTATAACCGTCTCACTTATCGCAGGATTAGGCCTTCTTTTCAAAAAGTTTCTAGGAAGAAAGTTAAATTATAAGCAACTTTGGCTCATGTCCGCCTATTCTGCCACATTGCCTTCAGTCCTTATTGGGTTCAGTACGTTATTGCCCTTTTCTCTGCCCATGCCGTATTTACTTTACTCTGTCCCCTCTATTCTCATATTATT contains these protein-coding regions:
- a CDS encoding DUF1189 family protein, coding for MSIFQLFVKSLYSLKSISLFRFQKIEKTISYLFFLSFLVSLPSFILFFIMLLSNFQGGSNSTIFGEALYGFDESQIIEMQETMSGMIPVFIFLSILFIYLAVAMLEFITVSLIAGLGLLFKKFLGRKLNYKQLWLMSAYSATLPSVLIGFSTLLPFSLPMPYLLYSVPSILILFLAIRKVPIPKKQRH